The following proteins are co-located in the Calliphora vicina chromosome 2, idCalVici1.1, whole genome shotgun sequence genome:
- the LOC135952668 gene encoding uncharacterized protein LOC135952668 — translation MIFQVSVTVAAATPSSSTTAITSKYDKHFKEFIEQIENLVLNTTQQALQVTTHVYRNLSKSMSPLLQQTIEPITTEYLRMVEQTLTCHSNYSEQRKLLRYFRYNNLQIERLRLQLQPQHPKFEFHLISNDFYYAGKNLTEFDNLYLQFMQEFQRLSQTLWDTMSEEVVEQQQDLLEILDEIAKENELSEKDKLYDEFIEMFLFKTEMDSIKNRQLE, via the exons ATGATATTCCAA GTTTCCGTAACAGTGGCTGCAGCAACACCATCATCgtcaacaacagcaataacatcCAAGTACGATAAACACTTTAAGGAATTTATtgaacaaattgaaaatttagttttaaacacCACACAACAGGCTCTCCAAGTTACCACACATGTCTATCGAAATCTAAGCAAATCCATGTCACCTCTGCTGCAACAAACCATCGAACCTATTACAACCGAATATTTACGCATGGTGGAGCAAACCTTGACATGCCATAGCAACTACTCCGAACAGAGGAAACTTTTACGTTACTTCCGCTACAACAATCTACAAATTGAACGTTTGCGCCTGCAATTACAGCCACAACATCCTAAATTCGAGTTTCATTTGATATCGAATGATTTCTATTATGCCGGCAAAAATTTAACcgaatttgataatttatatTTGCAGTTTATGCAGGAGTTTCAACGCTTATCGCAAACGTTGTGGGACACAATGTCAGAGGAAGTGGTGGAGCAACAACAAGATTTATTAGAGATTTTAGATGAAATTGCCAAGGAAAATGAGTTAAGCGAAAAGGACAAATTGTATGATGAatttattgaaatgtttttatttaaaactgaaaTGGACTCAATCAAAAATCGTCAGTTGGAGTGA